The following proteins are co-located in the Apium graveolens cultivar Ventura chromosome 5, ASM990537v1, whole genome shotgun sequence genome:
- the LOC141660642 gene encoding uncharacterized protein LOC141660642: MMYQGIPENVLLSIAENKSVKAAWEVIKTLCQGAEQVKKAQVQTLKTEFEALCMNESDQLDDFYLKLNGLASNIRALGEEIKESYIVKKLLRAMPTRFLQITSTIEQFGDLDKITVKEAMGSLKAHDERIKGNGESTDSKLLLTEEEWRKRESNESKLLFTREEWQNRSNKTNDGKPSFMRNRDKCRVRCFNCSLYGHFASECRKLK; the protein is encoded by the coding sequence ATGATGTATCAGGGTATCCCTGAGAATGTGTTACTGTCTATCGCCGAAAATAAAAGCGTAAAAGCGGCGTGGGAAGTGATTAAAACTCTGTGTCAGGGAGCAGAGCAGGTGAAAAAGGCTCAAGTTCAGACATTGAAGACGGAATTTGAAGCCTTGTGTATGAATGAGTCAGATCAATTGGATGACTTTTACCTGAAACTCAATGGTCTCGCGTCAAATATACGAGCACTAGGGGAggaaataaaggagtcatacattgTTAAGAAACTGCTTCGAGCCATGCCAACACGATTTCTCCAAATTACTTCCACGATAGAGCAGTTTGGAGATCTTGACAAGATAACAGTGAAGGAAGCCATGGGATCATTAAAGGCTCATGATGAAAGAATCAAGGGAAATGGCGAGTCCACTGACAGCAAACTACTCTTAACAGAAGAGGAATGGCGGAAGAGAGAATCTAATGAAAGTAAACTTCTCTTCacaagagaagaatggcagaatCGCAGTAATAAAACTAATGATGGCAAACCTTCATTTATGAGGAATCGAGACAAATGTCGAGTCAGGTGCTTCAATTGCAGTTTGTATGGACACTTTGCATCTGAATGTCGAAAGCTAAAATGA